In one Mycobacterium sp. NBC_00419 genomic region, the following are encoded:
- a CDS encoding ferredoxin reductase, with product MTTTAPTPLGTLRDRFLRLAERVTTPLVPGDYLDVIDPLRSGIGLRGRIVAIHPETRDAATLVIKPGRGWRAHTPGQYIRVGVDVDGVRQWRAYSLTSQAGRPDGCIAITVKAIPDGKVSNHLVRRATVGTIVQLDHAAGEFTLPAAASASTPAKILFLTAGSGITPVMGMLRNMPADATDIVVVHSAPTPDDVIFADELRALARRGRIRLIEKHTDTDGMLGTDELATLVGDLAERETWACGPTGMLDALEAHWNDSGLAERLHTERFRPTVISAGDGGTVTFTKSGTVLDAAGDQTLLDAGEAAGVLMPSGCRMGICFGCVAPLRQGAVRDLRNGDITTAAPGDGVLIQTCVSAAAGTCDIDL from the coding sequence ATGACAACCACAGCACCCACCCCGCTGGGCACGCTGCGCGACCGATTCCTCCGGCTCGCCGAACGCGTCACCACCCCACTGGTGCCCGGCGACTATCTCGACGTCATCGATCCGCTGCGCTCCGGGATCGGCCTGCGCGGCCGGATCGTGGCGATCCATCCCGAAACCCGCGATGCGGCGACCCTGGTGATCAAGCCCGGTCGCGGCTGGCGCGCGCATACGCCGGGCCAATACATCCGCGTCGGTGTCGACGTCGACGGCGTCCGCCAATGGCGCGCCTACTCACTGACCTCGCAAGCCGGCCGACCGGACGGCTGTATCGCCATCACCGTCAAGGCGATCCCCGACGGCAAGGTCTCCAATCATCTGGTTCGGCGCGCCACGGTCGGCACCATCGTTCAACTCGACCACGCCGCCGGAGAATTCACCTTGCCCGCCGCAGCGTCCGCCTCGACGCCTGCCAAGATCTTGTTCCTCACCGCGGGCAGCGGCATCACCCCGGTGATGGGCATGCTGCGCAACATGCCGGCCGACGCCACGGACATCGTCGTGGTGCACAGTGCACCCACACCCGACGACGTGATCTTCGCCGACGAACTGCGCGCGCTGGCGCGTCGGGGCCGAATCCGCCTGATCGAGAAGCACACCGACACCGACGGCATGCTCGGCACCGACGAACTGGCCACTCTCGTCGGCGATCTCGCGGAGCGCGAGACCTGGGCCTGCGGACCCACGGGCATGCTCGACGCACTCGAAGCGCACTGGAACGACAGCGGTCTGGCCGAGCGGCTGCACACCGAACGGTTCCGTCCCACCGTCATCAGCGCCGGCGACGGCGGCACCGTCACCTTCACCAAGTCCGGCACCGTCCTGGACGCCGCGGGTGATCAGACACTTCTCGACGCCGGCGAAGCCGCCGGTGTCCTCATGCCGTCGGGATGCCGGATGGGCATCTGCTTCGGCTGCGTGGCACCGCTTCGACAAGGAGCCGTCCGCGACCTGCGCAACGGCGACATCACGACCGCCGCCCCCGGCGACGGCGTACTCATTCAAACCTGCGTGTCCGCGGCAGCGGGCACCTGCGACATCGATCTGTAA